From Chengkuizengella sediminis:
TGTTTAAAATTGTCAACAACAGCTTGGATTTTTTCACCCTCGGCATTAATGATATGAGATAGACCTATTTCCTCCATAGCGATAGAAGTTAATAACAAATCAATCGCTTTTTCACGATCTATAGTGATTTTGGGATCAAAATTTGGAACTTTAGGTAAAGTCAATTTTATTCCTCCTTCATTTAGCGATAATTTATGGTATGTAGTAATTTAGGCATTGTGCCTGTATTTAAATTGTGAATTCAGTCTAAAATGATAAGATGAAAATCCCGAAACATGCGGCATTAAAAGAAATGTGATGGTAGCACTAGCGATTAACCCTTGCATGATTCCTTTGTTTTTATTCGAAAAATAAGCAATGGCAGGTAGCATATAAAATAGTTGTGAAATACCTAATAAATAAACGATCTATAAGTACTATTTTTCACTAGTACCTATTCGGGTTATTGAAAATATTTTTATTTTTTTAAAATTTTGAAGTGGAGCCGAAAAAAAATACGTCTAAGTATATAATTAAGGAAAAAGAGAAACTGTATTTTAAAAATTCATCAGTTAAATGAAATGGAATAAGGTGGTGAGGCGATGGATCAACTAACAGATGAACAGCTTGTAAAACAAATTCAAAGGGGTAAAAATGAAGCTTATCGTTTGTTGGTGGAAAGGCATAAAAATTATATTTTTACGCTTATATTTCAAATGATTGGACATCGTGAAACCGCTGAAGATTTATCTCAAGAAGTGTTTATTAAGTTATTTAGAACACTTTCTTCTTTCCAAGGAAGTTCAAAATTTAAAACTTGGTTATATCGTTTAACTGTGAACCTTGTAATAGATCATCGCAGGTCTCAAAAAAGAAAGTCAGTTGTTGCTTGGCTGGATGAAACTAAGGATAAATTATTAACAGATTCTAATGAAGAACCAGAAACAAAAACGATAATCAAAGAAAAACAGGAAATGGTACATCAACTTATTAACGAGCTACCCGATAAATACCGCATTATTATTTATTTACATCATTTGAAGGAGTTTTCTTGTTCTGAGATAGCTGAAATTATGCAACTCCCAATAAAAACAGTAGAAACTCGATTGTATAGAGGTAAAAAAAGATTAAGGCAAAAGTGGATGGAGGTGGATAGTCATGTTCAGGAAAACTCAAAAGTCCAATCAAGAACAGTTTGAAGATTTAGAGCAACAATTGAATTCATTACCCATATTTGAAACATCTCCAAGTTTCATAGATGATGTTATGCTTCATACGAAAGAGATGGGTTCAAAAAAGAAAGTAAATATCCACAAACAATTTAAACAAAGAAATGAAGCCATTCATATTATTATCGCAAGTGCGGCGACTTACTTTTTTATTTCCGAGGGAATATTTTCTACATTTATACAGATGAATCCTGAACAATTTAGTATGGAAGTACATGATACAGTAAATGGTGCCATCACATATGGTTCTGAATTTTTTAATATGATTTCTACAAAAATTTCACAGATAGTCAATCAATAAATTTAAGGAGGGTTAAGTATGGAAAAACATGAATTACCTGGGGATACTCAGCCACAACAGGAAAAGATGGACGATTTTATCGAGCAAAGAATACATCAGCATAAACAACAAATGAATTCAGACTCTATTCCTTTCCAAACTACGAAATATAAAAATAAATTTGTAACGGGGTTATTAGCATTTTTATTACCAGGGATGGGGCATTTTTATTTAGGTTTAATGCAAAGAGGGGTTATGTTTATGCTGCTTTTAGCCATAGACATCGTATTCATTGTTTCACTAGGTATGAATTTTGAGGATTCAAATGTTCCTTTGATTGTGTTACTATCTTTTGTTATTCCAGTTATATATTTTTATAATATATTTGATGCTTTGCAAACAGCAGATATGATTAATTCACAAGGTGCTTCAAAGGATACAAATGTGAATGTAAGAGACGGAAAGACATTTGGTTATATGTTAATAGCAGCTGGTACACTACTTTTTATTATCAGCAATAAACCATCTTGGTTGAGTATTGTGTTTGATTTTTTCGGTTCCTATTTAGGTGGTATTGCTTTAATTCTGGCAGGAGGACTATTGCTTTTTAGTGAATTGAAGAAAAAAAATCAATAATGAGGTGGAGAGTGAATTTTTATGATAAAGGTGGGTAGATATACAGCAGCCTTGTTGTTAGTACTTGTTGGGGCAGCATTGCTCATGGATCAAACAAGAGATACGACATATGTGGAAGAGATAATACAATGGTGGCCATTTATTATCATTTCTTTTGGAATAGAATACTTATTATTTCAATTGAAAAATAATAATGATAGAGATGTCAAAATAGATATAAAGTCTGTTATATTAAGTTTAATTATTGTGTTGGCCCTTTCTGGATTAACTTCAGGTTTTCCTGTATCTGTATTAAATCAATTGGAATGGGTTAATTATCGTTCTGCTACTGAAAATGATATGAAATTTGAAAAAGAAGCTGAAATGATATCTTTTTCCGAAAATACAAATAAATTATATATTGAAAATTTAAATGGAAAGATTGATATAAAACCTACTGATCAACAAGATTTCAAATTTGAAACAACGATATACGTCTCTAAAATGGATCAAGAAAATGCAAAAAAGATAGTAAATGAGTCCAAACTTGAGTGGAGTGAAGGGAATACTTTACAAGTATTTGCAAAGGGAAAAGAGTATTATAAATTTGGACTGAAATATAAACCTAAAATTAACTTAGTTATACATGTACCAGAATCAAGAGCAATTGATATTCAATTAAAAATGAAAAATGGTTCTTCTATAGTTACTGATGTTTCAGTACTTAATTATTTAGAAGTGGATACAACAAATGGAGACATTCATATTACTAACATAGATGGCAAGGTAATCGCTAATACTACAAATGGGAATATTGAGGTTTATTCCATAGGTGGTAATACAGTGCTTGATACAACAAATGGAAATGTTTTTGCTAAGGATATTGTTGGAAACTTCAGTGCTGATACTACAAATGGTAAAATAGAGGGAGAAATGATTGATGGAAAGGTTGAGGCTGATACAACAAATGGATCAATAACATTGGTTGAAGTATACGATGAAGTGACAGCGGATACAACAAATGGCGGAATTAAAGTGAAGTCTCAAGTTGTTGATGGAAGCTGGTATTTAGATACTACAAATCAAAGTATAGAGGTCATATTACCTGAAAATGAAGATTTTACTTTTAGAGCGGAGTCGAATGCAGGAGGGTTTTCTAGTGATTTTCCTTTTTATATCGATAAGAAGCTTATGGGAGGAATAGTTGGCACTGGTGAACATAAAATAGCTGCATATACTTCCAATGGTTCAGTTATTGTGAAAAAGTGGGATCTAGAGCTTTAAAATATCTCAAACGTTGACAAAAAGTTAACATCAAACGTATTATAGATATAATAACTTATGATCAAATAGAAAGGCGGTAAGGGATTATGACGTCCCAATTAGAACATGCCTTAAAGCAATTAAAAACTAGTGGTGTTCGTATGACACCGCAAAGACATGCGATCCTTACGTTTATGTTGAATACAGATACACATCCAAGTGTAGATGAGATTTTCAAAGCGCTTGGTGGACAGTTTCCTAATATGAGTGTTGCAACTATATATAATAATTTAAAAGTATTTTTAGATGCTGGTTTAGTACGTGAATTGACGTTTGGTGATGGTGCTAGCAGGTTTGATGCTAATGTAGATGAACATTATCATGCGATTTGTGATGATTGTGGTAAAATTGTTGATTTTCACTCTCCTCCTCTTTATCAAATTGAGGAAATTGCATCTGAAAAAACAGGATTTATTGTTAAACATCATAGAATGGAAGTGCATGGTACTTGTCAACAATGTAGTGAAGCATAATTTGTCATTTATTTTAACAGTAAAATCATTTAATATAAGACGTGTTGGTTCTTCTTTTTTTCAACAAAGAGGTACCTTACGTCTTTTTATTTTTCAGACATAGGATGTGGATGGATTGAATCAGTTTAAAATTTCAACTAAAAAGAAAAAACGTAACATACTATTTAGAATGATCTTATTTAGTTTATTATTGTCTGTTATTATATTTTTTTCATATGTGTTCTATCAAAGCTGGTTATCAGGACAACCTTCTTCTGATAGAGTTATGGAAGATTTTAATGGTTTAGCCCAACCTATTTTCTATCAGAATGAATTACAGCCTCATTCTGCTTTAGGCAATGATAAAGGATTAAAAGTTCCGCTGGATTTCGTCAAAGAACACATTGATCCAAACATTAGGTTTGAAGAAGATACTGGGTCAGTGATCATTACAACAGACAAACAAGTCATTCATTTCAAAACAGATCAGTTGAGTGCAATGATAAATGAAAATCCGTATACATTGCAATTTCCAATTGAGATTATTGACGATACGATCTATTTTCCAATCTATCATCTATTGGAGTTTTATAATTTAAAAGTAGTAGAGTCAGAGGAGACAAATGCAGTATTAATATGGAATGCGGGGGATTCGATTCAATGGGGGAATGTTGTTAGCCAAGATCAGGCAGAGGTAAGTATCCCTTTACGAACAGAACCTACTATAAAAGCATCTATTTTATATGATATTTCCATAAATGATAAGGTTATGGTTTTAGAAGAAAAACCAAATGGTTGGTATTTTGTGCAGCTGGAAAGTGGTTATAGAGGTTATTTGGAAGAACAATATATCTTACTAGATGTGCTTGAGATTATACCTGATCAAATAAAAGAAAAATCAACTTTAGTTTGGAACCCATTAGGAGAAAAAATTAATTTAACCTGGGAAGCCGTTTATAATAAAAAAACGGATACTTCTGTTATCGGTAATATGCCAGGTTTGAATGTAATAAGCCCAACATGGTTCCATCTTTTGGATGAGTCAGGGAACATTGAAAATAAAGCGGATACTGAATATGTAAATTGGGCACATTCACAAGGTTATCAAGTATGGGCTTTGTTCAGTAATAATTTTGATCCAGATTGGACAAGTGCCGCTTTATCCAATTATGAAACCCGTATGAATATGATCAAACAGCTTGTAAGTTATGCTGAATTATATGATTTACAAGGGATTAATATCGATTTTGAAAATGTATATTTAAAAGACAAAGAAAATCTTACTCAATTTGTGCGTGAACTTACACCTATTTTACATGAACAAAATCTTGTTGTTTCTATTGATGTGACCATTCGAGGTGGAAGTGAAATGTGGTCGTTATTTTATGACAGGAAAGCCTTGGGTGAAGTTGTAGACTATATGATGGTTATGACATATGATGAACATTGGGCTTCAAGTCCAGTTGCTGGATCGGTTGCATCCTTGCCATGGGTTGAAAAAGGTATCGTAGACATTATAAACGAGGATCGGGTACCTGCTGAGAAACTACTTTTAGGTGTACCTTTTTATACTCGTTTATGGACGGAAGAAGTGGTAGATGGTAATACATCTGTTTCATCAAAAACATTGTTTATGGAAACAGCACTTCAGATGATTGAGGATAAAAACTTAGATGTACAGTATAAAGAAGATGTAGGGCAAAATTATGTTGAATATAAAGAAGGAAATGCGACATATAAGATTTGGTTAGAAGATGTTGTTTCCATAAAAGCACGTTCTGAAATTGTGAAAAAGTATAATTTAGCAGGCATAGCTTCATGGAGAAGAGGTTTTGAAACACCAGATATTTGGGATGCTATCGACAAAACACTTAACAAAAGACCATAAGTATTGAAGAAACTTATAAAGT
This genomic window contains:
- a CDS encoding RNA polymerase sigma factor, with product MDQLTDEQLVKQIQRGKNEAYRLLVERHKNYIFTLIFQMIGHRETAEDLSQEVFIKLFRTLSSFQGSSKFKTWLYRLTVNLVIDHRRSQKRKSVVAWLDETKDKLLTDSNEEPETKTIIKEKQEMVHQLINELPDKYRIIIYLHHLKEFSCSEIAEIMQLPIKTVETRLYRGKKRLRQKWMEVDSHVQENSKVQSRTV
- a CDS encoding DUF6677 family protein; amino-acid sequence: MEKHELPGDTQPQQEKMDDFIEQRIHQHKQQMNSDSIPFQTTKYKNKFVTGLLAFLLPGMGHFYLGLMQRGVMFMLLLAIDIVFIVSLGMNFEDSNVPLIVLLSFVIPVIYFYNIFDALQTADMINSQGASKDTNVNVRDGKTFGYMLIAAGTLLFIISNKPSWLSIVFDFFGSYLGGIALILAGGLLLFSELKKKNQ
- a CDS encoding DUF4097 family beta strand repeat-containing protein: MIKVGRYTAALLLVLVGAALLMDQTRDTTYVEEIIQWWPFIIISFGIEYLLFQLKNNNDRDVKIDIKSVILSLIIVLALSGLTSGFPVSVLNQLEWVNYRSATENDMKFEKEAEMISFSENTNKLYIENLNGKIDIKPTDQQDFKFETTIYVSKMDQENAKKIVNESKLEWSEGNTLQVFAKGKEYYKFGLKYKPKINLVIHVPESRAIDIQLKMKNGSSIVTDVSVLNYLEVDTTNGDIHITNIDGKVIANTTNGNIEVYSIGGNTVLDTTNGNVFAKDIVGNFSADTTNGKIEGEMIDGKVEADTTNGSITLVEVYDEVTADTTNGGIKVKSQVVDGSWYLDTTNQSIEVILPENEDFTFRAESNAGGFSSDFPFYIDKKLMGGIVGTGEHKIAAYTSNGSVIVKKWDLEL
- a CDS encoding Fur family transcriptional regulator translates to MTSQLEHALKQLKTSGVRMTPQRHAILTFMLNTDTHPSVDEIFKALGGQFPNMSVATIYNNLKVFLDAGLVRELTFGDGASRFDANVDEHYHAICDDCGKIVDFHSPPLYQIEEIASEKTGFIVKHHRMEVHGTCQQCSEA
- a CDS encoding glycosyl hydrolase family 18 protein; protein product: MNQFKISTKKKKRNILFRMILFSLLLSVIIFFSYVFYQSWLSGQPSSDRVMEDFNGLAQPIFYQNELQPHSALGNDKGLKVPLDFVKEHIDPNIRFEEDTGSVIITTDKQVIHFKTDQLSAMINENPYTLQFPIEIIDDTIYFPIYHLLEFYNLKVVESEETNAVLIWNAGDSIQWGNVVSQDQAEVSIPLRTEPTIKASILYDISINDKVMVLEEKPNGWYFVQLESGYRGYLEEQYILLDVLEIIPDQIKEKSTLVWNPLGEKINLTWEAVYNKKTDTSVIGNMPGLNVISPTWFHLLDESGNIENKADTEYVNWAHSQGYQVWALFSNNFDPDWTSAALSNYETRMNMIKQLVSYAELYDLQGINIDFENVYLKDKENLTQFVRELTPILHEQNLVVSIDVTIRGGSEMWSLFYDRKALGEVVDYMMVMTYDEHWASSPVAGSVASLPWVEKGIVDIINEDRVPAEKLLLGVPFYTRLWTEEVVDGNTSVSSKTLFMETALQMIEDKNLDVQYKEDVGQNYVEYKEGNATYKIWLEDVVSIKARSEIVKKYNLAGIASWRRGFETPDIWDAIDKTLNKRP